CTGAGTatggaaagacagacagacaaacataTATACCAACTCAGACTATACTCAGCAACTTGCTGTTGCTATATATAGAATATACTTTCACAACAGTACTCCCATTCTTAATGGCTCTTAACGAGTACGTGGTATTCATAGTATACCTTCATGCttgttgaatgactgaaaaattgtgaaaataaagACCCAAAGGCACCTTTCCTTGTAGTTATGATACAGTGTATTCCAAGCCAGCCATGTCTCCCCCTCCCAATCCCCGACTCCCATCCTTTCAAAGCCCTCCCTTATTCCCAACCTACAAACAGCAGGAAACCAGCAGCTTCACAGATGGTGCTTCACAGCTTGATGCTAAGCAGATGTGAGAAGCATCTTTCTGTCATCATCTACTCAGAATTAACCAACAGTGTCTTAGGTCTTCCTCAGGTCTTGTCCAGGCAGCCCTGAGAGAAAAGCtctaatcaattaaaaaaaaaaagaactcttatTCACAACACAGTactgattattttgaaaaatctatACCCTATTCtttccatgagaaaaaaatgCGTAGGCCACAGCAGATACGGCATCCCACTCGTTAAATACAAAGTTCAGTATTACCATCAGCATCTATGAGTTTCTCCATCTGAGTCCCCTCTTCCGCCACCTGGCTGCAGCTCCTAAACAAGAGGTAACAGTGCCACTTACTGTTAGACTCATCACATTACAGTTTGAAACCAGTTCCTCAATTTTGGATTCTAAATGCCAAATGCAATTAGCAGGAAAAGTAACAGTTGACCTTTGAGAGTTTACTAAGTACCAGAAATTATGCTGAGTGCTCTGGAGCCATAATCTCACTTCAGCCGCAGAACAaacctataatttttattttgcagttaTTAAGTGGTTTTATGAAAATATTCCAGGGTTAAGAATCTAATCACCTAGATCAGACCCTCTGGCCAAATTCATTCGGCTGCCTGTTTTCGTACATTCCACAAAAtaggaattatttttaacatgtttaaatggtttggaaaaaatcaaaagaatatttcataacatgtaaaaattatttaaactcaAGTTTCAATCTCCATATCTAAAGTTGGAACACAGCATTCTCATTTGTCGACATATTTTCTATGGCTGCATTTGTACCGCAGTAGAGGAATAATTACAATGGCTAAAAAATGTCAATTCCTGACCTAGATTCTAATCTGGATACACCACCTGAGCAAACCACAAAACTGATCCCCATTTTCATAAAGTGGGGGTGATATCTACTTAAAGAGAGTTTTAGGAAGGTTAGTGCTTAAACACACAGCATCTCAAGACAGCAGCAGAATTCgatataaatgctttaaaatgttcaaaaggaGCTCATAATTTCCATCTACAAAATCCTTCCTCAGTCTAATACTGTGTGatgtataaaataagaatttgggGGTTAAATATCAGATTCCACTCTTGACTCTGTTACTATCTatgatttattaaatatatgatgCTGCAGCAACAGCACAGAGAGGTAATAAAGTATGAAGGTTTAGGCTTTGAAACTAGAATATTTcaatcctggctttgccactcACTAGCTTGGTGACCTTGGATAAATGATACCCCTCTGAGTCTCCACTCCCTCATCTGAAATAATGGTGcaaaaatcatgattttaatgGGTTGTTTTGAGGATAAAGAAGCTTTTTGTATATTAAGTGATTAGAACAGTGCCAACTAAGTGCTTTATATGCATGCTATTGATGTATGTTACAACTTAGGGCAGGGTGCCCCAAAATATTTCCAATGGCATACTGAACTAAGAAGTGGCCAATACAAGAGCAACACTCTGACCACCCTCTCCCAACCCCaatttcccccaccccaccccacccctgcaccGTTTCccccaaagcaaaaaacaaacctcTCCCACAAAAGGTGCACTCACCACAGTGAAGGGAAAAGGACACCCTTATCACCAGAGATAAGGAATTTGAGCTGAAAAGCCTATATAAATAAACCTTGTTACCTCTTTATTACTCCAAGCCCAAATTGTTTAGATTCCTCATTGAGCACATGCCAATTCCTCACAAATTCAGTGTTTGTGTAAAGAATATAAATGCTCTGGCTACTTCTTAGGTCCCATTGCTGAGACCTCTGTGTATAGGAATTAAAATTTTCTCCTATTGTCTTGTGTCAGTTTTATTAGTCCAATCACAAGAACTCAAGAGGGATAGAGGGGGAAATTCCCCTCTCCCCAACACTTCCCATCAGATTTAGGATAGAACAAACTCCTTTCCTAGGCCTTCTAAATCCTGTAATCTGACACCATCTGCTTCTCTAGCTCcaacctcctccctccctatggTGTGGCCCTAACAGCCTTTTCCCTCAAAATTATGCCAACTTTTGTCTCAAGAGACACTTGTACTTGCTGTTTCCTGTGACCTCAGGACAGGTCTTTTCTCTCAAATACAACACAGCACAGTTGAAATGGTCTTCCACAACCCTTAACAATTTCAAACACAGAAACAACTTGAGAAATAATGTGGGCAAGGCATTTTGAGTaggaaacagaaatatattgGAAGCAAGATTCTTGTTATAATGGCTGAATGGTTAATGCAAGAATTTATGCCTTCAAAAATTAACCTATTTATGttcctgtttctttcattttcctttccactCTTCATACCCCCAGGAACTAAACCACTGTCAGGAATAAAGAGGACCACAATATCTACTAAATGAATAGAGCAAATAAATGGACTTAAACAGAAGGGGGGACCACCTCCTTCCATACATTAACATGTTGGGATCTGTCATATTCTTACAGaatctgccccccgccccccaccagctGAATGGCCCAGCTGAAATCAGGAATGCCACCCCTAACTTCTCCCTCCCAGCTGgtcaattacttttttttttttttgagacaactCCCAGACAGTAGTACAGAAAGACTTAACACTCAGGAACTGTTAGTACACATGTTCTCCACTCATACCATCAAAGAAGCTGGTTTGTATAGAATGAAATTACAGAAAAGTCAGAAAGGAGGGACAAAGTGTTCTGGACCTTGCCCTAAAGAACCTCCAAGTCCTCTTCATGGTTTGGATGTTTAATTTATCCCTCAATCATGTAACACATGATTTCAATAATCATGTTAGGGATTTCATAAATCCTtcatttcataaatttaaaaggatttcATAATCCTTTCAACAAATTCATCTTTTGCTTAAACTAGTACAAGTAGAGAGTACTAAGTAATGCAATCCTTTATCCTATGGCACAGCAGTCACCTACAAACTTCTTAAAACCAATTTCAGGGCCCCACTCCAGAGCAATGAAACCAGAATCCTTGCAGTCTGGGTCCCAGCACTGGTAATCTCAAGAGTTGCCCTGGTTATACCTTCAGATATTCCACTTCAAAGTATCAATCTATACGGAATATTCATTATGATCAGGTGtgcaaagatatattttaatccTCAGAGTTTTTACATACACTTTGAAATTTGTAACAACTATCAGACCACTGCTGTTTTTTCATCACATTATAACAGCAGGAGTTCACATCAGAATAGTTCCACCCTGAAAGATCTGCAAGCTCACATATCCCCTCAAAGTCAGAATTTAAGATTTCACATGAAATTTTAATCTCTTACTCTTTCTCTCCAACAAACAtacattatatacaaataatGTTGTGACTCTCTTAAGGATGTGATAGTGATAATGTGATTCAGTTAGTTTTTTCCATGCAAGGATTTGCAAAATTGGTTTTGTACCTCAGTGTTGTAAGAGGGTTGTGGTCAAAGGAGATTCCTTTGGAGAGTTGCTAAAGTGTTATGTTATGTCTACCTTATTCTGCCACAGGGAGATAAGGGGGTTTCCCTCCCCCTTCAATTTAAACTTAACAGAGCCCAGACTGCATCTCCTGGAGTCTATGGAGCCCCAAAATCAATACCAAACACATATGAGGAAAAAACAAATGAGATTTGCCAACTATCTGCCTAACAGagaggttgtctacttgaaagttacacagtcatgtctgactctttgtgatcccatggactgtagcctgctcagctcctctgtctatggaattctccaggcaagagtactggagtaggttgccatttccttctccaggggatcctccagacccaaggatcaaacccagcactgcaggcagattctttagcaactgagccactgctgctgctaagtcacttcagtcgtgtccgactctgtgcgaccccagagacggcagcccaccaggctctcccatccctgggattctccaggcaagaacactggagtggcttgccacttccttctccaatgcatgaaagtaaaaagtgaaagtgaagtcgctcaggttgtctacttgaaagttatacagtcatgtccgactcctagcgaccccatggattgcagtctaccaggctcctccatccatgggattttccaggcaagagtactggagtggggtgccatcgccttctccaaactgagccactagggaagccaaatATTTTTTATGACAGGCAAGAGgcccatgaacagaagagaagAGTGGCCTCACTTGCCAAGAACGTCTGTCCCTCATCTGGCATGGCTTAGGCCCAGTCCGGGAGAGTGCGCAAACAGGCCATCTACTTTGGACCAGCCTAAAGCCcccagaattttaaagaaaaggataaatGAGGGTTTCACACACAGAATTTACCCATGGCCACTTTAAACCGGACTTTGCCTGTTTATTTGGGAAAAGGCCTTACCATTATCAGGGATTCTTAAGCTTGAGCCTGCACGGGAATCACCTGAGAGCTCTTTAACACAGTTTGTTGAGCCCCACTTCTACAATTCACTTTAACATGGCTGGGGTGGACCTGAGAATTTGCATAACCAGTCCCCAAGTGATATCAATGCTGCTGGTCTAGCACTATGCTTTGAGAATCACTCAAAGCATATTTCTAAATATGCTTAAGAGGAAGGCTGATAGAAACCCTCAGATACAAGGCAGACTCTCCATCAAGATTTCAGTGGAAGAGGggttggagaaaagaaaagagaagtgcAGAAATGAAATCTCAGTGCtcaaaacaacagtaacaacaaaataaCAACAGTAAGTTGACTTCTTATTCACATGgtgaagttaaatcagcaggggtgaggagaggggtgggactggggcaggggagggtggaGTTGAAAGGAGGGCCTAGTCTTCAGGCATTCAAGGACCCAAAATGACCAAACTTTTGCCATCTTCAAGTGGCTTCCAAAGTTTTCCTGGGTGTGACCATCAAACCAGCAGATGAGAAGACAATGGTGGGTGATATAAGAAACTTTTATGGGGCAGGCCTGGATTTTTACATCATATTCCACTGCTTAGAACTCAGTCACATGGCCTCATAGAGATGCACAGGGAATGGAGAACCACAGTTTCTGGCAAGGCAGCATGTCTCAGGGGAGCAAGAATCTCTGGTGGACATCCAGCGCTCTCTGCCCCCAAACCCCCTTTCTATAGCAGGTTTCCAGCCTTAAGCAAGTCTGAATCTAGGAAATATAGTGCAGACAATTTACATAgacattttaatgattaaaatgaaTGTCTGTAACTAAAAGTGATCAAAGGACttcttagtgactgaataaaagTTCCAGGACCCATCCAGGACAGGGGTAAGAGGCTGAGACGGTGTTTGCAAGAACAgccaagagaaaaaatgaaactgttttaTAACTCTGGGGTTCCTCTCTTTAAACATGTTACACTATTCTTTTTTAGAGATTAAGCAAGTTTTTAAGTGAAACAAAGATCGCataatttcacatttataaaGTCTGATGTCCTTTATTATCTATCACTCTTAAAGCAAATGACAAATCTACTTCCCAGTGTTGAAACCTGCTATCACTGAAGATATCTTCAAAATTCACTGCAACTCTGGAAACAAGGATATTCCACAAATACCTGCACTCTGCTTTTTAAGGTAATCACTCTTAATTAATGTAGGCACACTCATTTACCTATGCTTGCCATAAGGTGAAATTACTGCTGTGACTTCTCACAGTTGAGAAAGTTGGAGAATCAAGCTGCTTGCAAGACTTCTTTCTAGTTATATCTTCTTTTGAGACTCTCTAAAAGTGAATTAACTAATATGTTTACCATTCactgaaggggaaaggaaaagaaacatccTTCACGGCCTTTCATTCATTTCGTCAATCAGGACACACAAGGCAGCATCTTTCTCTATAATCTGATCTCTCCGATGACctgaattttctctttgttgttcatTCTGTCCAATACAATTGTTGCTGTCATCAGCGTCCATTGGTTCAGTTTTTACTCTCATCCCTGCTTCTGAATGAGGCAAATCATCAGGCAGAGAAGCCAAGCAATTCTGAATCATCTCAATGACTCGTTCCAGATGCTTTTGAAACCTCTCGGCTGTCTCAAGACGTTGACGTTTCTGCACCTCCATCATGACTCTCAAGGTCTCTCTTGCTTGGTGGGGTCGGTATTCATTTATGAGATGATGTACATGCACAAAAAGCAGCTTAAGATCTTCTAGCTTCTCTTCTCGTTTTATACTCCCAGGGCTCCGTATCAAGATATCTAAGAGGTCTAAGAAATTAATAAGGATAGACATATTGAGTTTTCTCAGTTCTTTCTTGTGATCAAACTGCATAGGATGAAGTCGTTCAATACCCTGACTTTCTAAAGGGCGGATGATAAGATCATCACACTGGAACTGGTTGCCAAACATCATGTAACTGTCCTTTATTGGAGGTGGAGGCTTGGGAGCGAGGCCTTCCTGAATATTTTCATCTGTATACTCCTTGATGTACTGCATcggagggggtgggagggcacTCACTTGCTGTGGCTCACCCATTGTGGAAGATCAAGAACCTACAGAAATAAACcatcaaacaaaaaataagaggaaaacaaaacgtaacacacacacacacacacacacacacacacacacacacacacacacacacacaaatagaccAAAGATTGAGAGTGGAGCTACAAAACAAACCTATCACATTCAGTGATTAATGACAGAatcatttcccttttctcccatGGCCATTTGGTGCCCAAGACAAAATGATCTCCCTCGTCTCTAAAACTAACATTTACAACAGGGTAAACCTGCTATCTTTTTCTAATTAGCATTATATACTCAATCATTCAGGTATTTTTCCAGCTCTACTTAACATTTCCATCGGCACAAAAAACTACTGTAGTATACAGCTGAccttcaaagctatggtttttccagtggtcatgtatggatgtgagagttggactataaagaaagctgagcgccaaagaattgatgcttttgaactgtggtgttggagcagacttttgagagtcccttggactgcaaggagatccaaccagtccatccaaggaaattagtcctgaatattcattggaaggactgatgctgaagctgaaattccaatactttggccacctgatgtgaagaactgactcatttgaaaagaccctgatgctgggaaagattgaaggcgagagaaggggacgacagaggatgagatggttggatagcatcaccaacttgatggacatgagtttgagtaagctccaggagttggtgatggactgggaagcctggtgtgctgcagtcaatggggtcacaaagtcggacacatctgagcaactgaactgaactggtatcaCTGGACAACATAGGTTTGAACGTGCAAaggtccacttacatgtggatttttttcaatagtaaatactagagTACTACAagatttatggggcttccctggtgactcagtgataaagaatccacctgccaatgcaggagatgtgggtttgatccctgggtcaggaagatctcctggggagggaaatggcaacccactccagtattcttgcctgggaaatcccagaagagcctggtgggctaatccacagagttgcaagagtcagacatgacttagtaaatAACTAAAAACAAGACCCATGTTTGGTTAAATTCTCAGATGCAGAACCACAAATGTGAAGGAACGAAAGATACAAAAGGTCAATTCTAAGTTATACTCAGATTTTCAACTGTGCAGAGGCCGGGCATCCCTAACCTCCCAGTTGTTCATGGGTCAACTATATTTTCATCTATAAGTGAAATAGTCTGGATTCCACACCCCTCACCAGTTATGCCTCATTTCTCTATCCTCTCTGCAGCCAAACTACACATGCTGTCTCCCCATCTCATGTTATAATCACTTGTTTTATATTACAGATTGATTTCCAAAAGCAAACACCTGTAACTCTAAGGAACACTGACAAAATTACCATTGCTCTAGTCTAAACAAACACATCATCTGAGCTTCTGTGATCCAATTGCACTTCCTTTTATTCTACAATGTATTTTACAATTCTTTATAGATTCACTAACTTTTCTACATCCACTACAGAACTTTCAAACTCAAATATATCTTCAATTCAATAGCCACAATAACCTCTATCTATTCCATTTTAACTTAGGAATATCATAAAATGAGAAGATCCTGAGTGCTCATTTAGACTGATCTTACCAGattttcaagatttatttatACAATCCAACATCAGAGATAGCAAGTAATATACTGGAGGAAGATTCATACTTGGAATTTCTGAGGTACTAAGGGCAGCTGTGGGGCAGTCCTGAGTTTCCACCAACCTATGGTGGTGAACTGCATACTACTGAGTCAATATGGCAGTGGCCATGGGCATGATGCATTACTCTAACTATACCAAGCTACACTTCACTGCTCTACTAGCtttctgtttatccatttttatcaCTATTCAATCTGGAATCAACCTCCTTCCTCCACAAATACTCAAAGTCATCAACAATCATCACATGACCAAATTCAATGGACATTTTTCTAAAGTGATCTTAATCTCTAAGcaccattttcttccttttcaacccagtccccttctccttcagcaTCTGTGATCTTACATTTATGTTTTCCTCCTACCTTACTGGAGGCTCCCTCTCAGTCTCCTTTACTGCCCCTCCTTCTCTATCCAAATTTTAATGTTGGCATGCATCAGAGGAGTGCCCTATAGAGTCACAAATTCAAAGATCAAAGGGAAAAGGCAGGGAACATAAAGTTACACATGCAGGGGCAGGGATTAGAGAGAACAGAGGATCTCCAAGCCAGACCTCAAAGCCTCCAGCCACTAGCATTCACTCATGAATTAAGATTCACTGCACCTTAGTCTTGACTTttcaagaaaggaaggaaaaatccaGAATTATATGGggaatttctcagtttttaaaaatactagcaATTAATTCTGGAAACTGTCAAGTACTGTTAAGTCAAAAAGAATTTCTAACAACCTCTGTGGTCTGCAGGCCACTAGTTTTAGgcctctgttttatgttcttCCTGGGATGACCTCAGTCAACTGCATAGCTTTTATTAGCATTtctatcagtggttctcaaccaggtgTGATTTTtgccagctcagttcagttcagtcgctccttcatgtccgactctttgcgaccccatgaaccgcagcaccccaggcctccctgtccatcgccaactcccggagttcacccaaacccatgtccattgagtcggtgatgccatccaactatcccatcctctgtgtccccttctgctcctgcccttcaatcttttccagcatcagagtctttccaaatgagtcatctctttgcatcaggtagccaaagtactggagtttcagcttcagcatcagtccttccaatgaacacccaggactgatctcctttaggatggactggttggatctccttgcagttcaagggactctcaagagtattctccaacaccacagttcaaaagcatcaattctttggcgctcagcattctttatagtccaactctcagatccatacctgaccactggaaaaaccatagccttgactcgatagacctttgttggcaaagtaatgtctctgctttttaatatgctgtctaggttgaacgtaactttccttccaaagagtaagcgtcttttaatttcatggctgcaatcaccacctgcagtgattctggagcacagaaaaataaagtcagtcactgtttcaactgtttccccatttatttgccatgaagtgatgggaccagatgccatgatcttagctttctgaatggtgagctttaagccaactttttcactctcctctttcactttcatcaagaggctctttagttcttcttcactttctgccataagggtggtgtcatctgcatatctgaggttattgatatttctcccagcaagcttgattccagcttgtgcttcttccagcccagcgtttctcatgatgtactctgcatagaagttaaataagcagggtgacaatatacagccttgacatattccttttcctatttggaaccagtctgttgttctatgtccagttctaactgttgtttcctgacctgcatacaggtttctcaagaggcacgtcaggggactggtattccatctctttcagaattttccacagtttattgtgatccactcaatggctttggcatagtcaataaagcagaaatagatgtttttccggaactctcttgctttttcgatgatccggcagatgttggcaatttgatctctggttcctctgccttttctaaaaccagcttgaacatctggaagttcatggttcacgtattgctgaagcctagcttggagaattttgagcattactttaatagtgtgtgagatgggtcaattgtgcagtagtttgagcattctttggcattgcctttctttgggattggcatgaaaactgaccttttccagtcctgtggccactgctgaattttccaaatttgctggcatattgaatgcagcactttcacagcatcatctttcaggatttgaaatagatcaactgggattccatcacctccactagctttgttcgtggtgatgcttcctaaggcccatttgacttcacattccaggatgtttggctctaggtgagggatcacaccatcgtgattatctgggtcatgaagatcttttttgtacagttcttctgtgtattcttgccacctcttcttaatatcttctgcttctgttaggtccataccatttctgtcctttatggagcccatctttgcatgaaatgttcccttggtatctctaattttcttgaagagatctctagtctttcccattctattgttttcctctatttctttgcattgattgctgaggaaggctttcttctctctccttgctattctttggaactctgcattcagatgcttatatctttccttttctcctttgctttttgcttctcttcttttcacagctatttgtaaggcctcctcagacagccattttgcttttttgcatttctttttcttggggatggtcttgatccctgtctcctgtacaatgtcacaaacctccgtccatagttcatcaggcaatctgtctatcagatctagtcccttaaatctatttctcacttccactgtataatcataagggatttgatttaggtcatacctgaatggtttagtagttttcccaactttcttcaatttcagtctgaatttggcaataaggagttcatgatctgagccacagtcagctccaaccTGGAGACACTTAGTTGCCACAACTTGGTAAAGGGGTGTTAGTGGCTTCTAATGGGTAGAGACTGGGAATGCTGTAAACATATAATGCACCAGGCAGTCCCCCACCACAAAGAATTATCCCATCCAAAGTGTCAATATATTGTGCCAAAGTGGAGAAATCTTGGTCTGTATTTGagtcttgggttttttttttttaaactgaagtatactttatttacaatattgtgttagtttcaagcatacagcaaagttattcaggtttttttttttcagattatattcca
The nucleotide sequence above comes from Bos indicus isolate NIAB-ARS_2022 breed Sahiwal x Tharparkar chromosome 7, NIAB-ARS_B.indTharparkar_mat_pri_1.0, whole genome shotgun sequence. Encoded proteins:
- the MED7 gene encoding mediator of RNA polymerase II transcription subunit 7, with the protein product MGEPQQVSALPPPPMQYIKEYTDENIQEGLAPKPPPPIKDSYMMFGNQFQCDDLIIRPLESQGIERLHPMQFDHKKELRKLNMSILINFLDLLDILIRSPGSIKREEKLEDLKLLFVHVHHLINEYRPHQARETLRVMMEVQKRQRLETAERFQKHLERVIEMIQNCLASLPDDLPHSEAGMRVKTEPMDADDSNNCIGQNEQQRENSGHRRDQIIEKDAALCVLIDEMNERP